The Amaranthus tricolor cultivar Red isolate AtriRed21 chromosome 6, ASM2621246v1, whole genome shotgun sequence genome has a segment encoding these proteins:
- the LOC130815810 gene encoding uncharacterized protein LOC130815810, which produces MEKEIKLLLLKRKTRVVLQHLQQFQRKKQVVTVREENNKRNIAPSSTSTPKKKRKGQLHMLSSPSQMVFLCENLNDKQRTDLKDIGFDGLLMLIIKKSYHSMAKYFIEQYDISTSVFIVNQTCKYSITEYDVCHIFCLPLSENAVIKQSNDNSEYELFEKWKKKLVLYR; this is translated from the exons atggaaaaagaaataaaattgttgcttctaaaaagaaaaacaagagtaGTATTGCAACATCTACAACAGTTCCAAAGGAAAA AACAAGTAGTTACTGTAAGAGAAGAAAATAACAAGAGGAATATCGCACCAAGTTCTACATCAACACCAAAGAAAAA GAGAAAAGGTCAACTTCATATGCTTTCATCTCCTTCTCAAATGGTTTTTTTGTGTGAGAATTTGAATGATAAACAAAGGACTGATTTGAAAGATATTGGCTTTGATGGTCTGCTTATGTTGATTATTAAGAAGAGTTATCACAGTATGGCCAAGTATTTTATCGAGCAATATGATATTAGTACTTCAGTTTTTATTGTGAATCAAACATGCAAGTACAGTATCACTGAATATGATGTATGTCATATCTTTTGCTTGCCTTTGAGTGAGAATGCTGTTATTAAACAAAGTAACGATAATTCAGAATATGAATTGTTTgagaaatggaaaaaaaaacttgtattgTATCGGTGA
- the LOC130815809 gene encoding NADP-dependent malic enzyme-like, protein MSSSLQSTFLNNRAAITNSTDRSSSQKPRNICNCLFIFRNWLLFRRRDKNMEHSSAKDTVDEKFAVGGGVRDVYGEDCATEDQLVTPWTVSVASGYSLLRDPHFNKGLAFSEREREAHYLRGLLPPAEISQQLQEKKTLQNIRQYQVPLQKYMALMDLQERNERLFYKLLIDNVEELLPIIYTPTVGEACQKYGSIFRHPQGLYISLKEKGRILEVLRNWPERTIQVIVVTDGERILGLGDLGCQGMGIPVGKLALYTALGGVRPSACLPITIDVGTNNEQLLKDEFYIGLKQKRATGQEYDELLEEFMTAVKQNYGEKVLIQFEDFANHNAFNILFKYSTSHLLFNDDIQGTASVVLAGVVAALKLVGGTLAEHTFLFLGAGEAGTGIAELIALEMSKQTKAPLEETRKKIWLVDSKGLIVSSRKNSLQEFKKPWAHEHEPLADLISAVKAIKPTVLVGSSGVGKTFTKEVVEAMASFNEKPLIMALSNPTTQSECTAEEAYTWSKGRAIFASGSPFDPVEYEGKTFVPGQSNNAYIFPGFGLGLVISGAIRVHEDLLLAASEALAGQVTQENYDKGMIYPPFSNIRKISAHIAANVAAKAYDLGLASRLPRPQNLVKYAESCMYSPVYRSYR, encoded by the exons ATGAGCTCATCTCTTCAAAGCACCTTCTTG AATAATAGAGCCGCCATCACCAATTCCACTGATCGCTCTTCTTCACAAAAACCCAGAAACATCTGCAACTGCCTTTTCATCTTCAGAAACTGGTTGTTGTTTAGAAGACGAGATAAGAACATGGAACATTCCTCTGCTAAGGATACTGTTGATGAAAAATTTGCCGTTGGTGGCGGTGTCAGAGACGTGTACGGTGAAGATTGTGCCACTGAGGATCAGCTTGTTACTCCTTGGACTGTTTCTGTTGCAAG TGGATATTCATTACTAAGGGATCCACATTTCAACAAAGGACTCGCCTTCTCCGAAAGAGAGAGAGAAGCTCACTATTTACGCGGTCTTCTACCTCCTGCAGAAATCTCTCAGCAGCTCCAG GAGAAAAAAACACTACAAAACATTCGCCAATATCAGGTACCGTTGCAGAAGTACATGGCCTTGATGGACCTGCAG GAAAGAAACGAAAGACTGTTCTATAAGCTCCTGATCGATAATGTCGAGGAATTACTCCCAATTATCTATACACCCACTGTTGGGGAGGCTTGTCAGAAATATGGAAGCATCTTCAGGCATCCGCAGGGTCTATACATTAGTTTGAAAGAGAA GGGAAGGATTCTCGAAGTACTGAGAAATTGGCCTGAAAGAACCATTCAAGTTATAGTCGTGACTGATGGTGAACGAATTTTAGGACTCGGTGACCTTGGTTGTCAG GGAATGGGAATACCTGTGGGAAAGTTGGCTCTTTATACAGCACTCGGAGGAGTTCGTCCTTCAGCT TGTTTGCCAATAACCATTGATGTCGGGACTAACAACGAGCAATTGCTGAAAGATGAGTTCTACATTGGTCTAAAACAAAAAAGAGCAACTGGACAG GAATACGACGAGCTTCTTGAAGAGTTTATGACTGCAGTGAAACAGAACTATGGGGAAAAAGTTCTTATACAG TTCGAAGACTTTGCAAACCATAATGCTTTCAACATACTCTTCAAATACTCAACAAGTCATCTTCTATTCAATGATGATATTCAG GGAACTGCATCTGTTGTTCTGGCTGGTGTTGTTGCAGCACTGAAACTAGTTGGTGGAACCTTGGCTGAACACACATTTTTGTTCCTTGGAGCAGGGGAA GCTGGAACTGGTATAGCCGAACTTATTGCTCTTGAGATGTCAAAACAG ACAAAAGCGCCATTGGAAGAAACTCGTAAGAAGATATGGTTGGTTGACTCTAAG GGCTTAATTGTTAGCTCAAGAAAGAATTCACTTCAAGAATTTAAGAAGCCTTGGGCGCATGAACATGAACCTCTTGCTGATCTCATAAGTGCGGTGAAG GCAATCAAACCGACAGTATTGGTTGGATCATCTGGAGTTGGGAAAACATTTACAAAAGAGGTAGTCGAGGCTATGGCCTCCTTTAATGAG AAACCTCTGATAATGGCTCTGTCTAACCCAACAACACAATCAGAATGCACTGCAGAAGAGGCTTATACTTGGAGTAAG GGTCGTGCAATTTTCGCTAGTGGCAGTCCCTTTGACCCTGTTGAGTACGAGGGAAAGACATTTGTTCCTGGACAG TCCAATAATGCCTACATCTTTCCTGGATTTGGCCTCGGTTTAGTCATTTCTGGTGCAATACGAGTTCACGAGGACTTGCTACTGGCAGCTT CTGAAGCTTTGGCAGGGCAAGTGACACAAGAGAACTATGATAAAGGAATGATATATCCACCATTTTCCAATATTAGAAAGATATCAGCACATATTGCTGCTAATGTTGCTGCTAAAGCTTATGATCTCG GCTTGGCTAGTCGTCTTCCTCGCCCTCAGAACCTTGTCAAGTATGCTGAGAGTTGTATGTACAGCCCTGTATACCGCAGCTACCGATAA